One genomic segment of Salinigranum rubrum includes these proteins:
- a CDS encoding polysaccharide pyruvyl transferase family protein, whose protein sequence is MEDSITIVQHGGGWISNIGNAFIDYGSMYSLGQAAPEADVHLTSSFGRWISTQMNRGLRGVVFGSLGHIDNAFNQVGSADADYIVQSGTCLSDHWMQLHGDVLLEAKDRGAELLLYGVGMTDDTYNEAEIEKTREWLERLEPYAFVSRDERTYEAFDDVADHSYNGIDCGFFSNHSHDPMPFDLDEYVVVNFDKRPEPDLAELGIHPDETVIRTHHSFWFDFPFTQYREMHNEYYNRDNVLISDVPTEYLDVYAGSAATYSDRVHACVATLAYGHPAHLSHSTPRALLFERVGMGDITQGLIEPDLEDLMEEKQAQIDFMSEIL, encoded by the coding sequence ATGGAAGACAGCATCACGATCGTACAGCACGGTGGCGGATGGATCTCGAACATCGGCAACGCCTTCATCGACTACGGCTCGATGTACTCGCTCGGTCAGGCCGCGCCCGAGGCCGACGTCCACCTGACGAGCAGCTTCGGTCGCTGGATCTCGACGCAGATGAACCGCGGGCTCCGCGGCGTGGTGTTCGGAAGCCTCGGACACATCGACAACGCGTTCAATCAGGTCGGTTCGGCCGACGCGGACTACATCGTCCAGTCGGGTACCTGCCTCTCGGACCACTGGATGCAGCTCCACGGCGACGTCCTGCTCGAGGCGAAAGACCGTGGTGCGGAGCTCCTCCTGTACGGGGTCGGGATGACCGACGACACGTACAACGAAGCAGAAATCGAGAAGACCCGCGAGTGGCTCGAACGCCTCGAACCCTACGCGTTCGTCTCGCGCGACGAGCGGACGTACGAGGCGTTCGACGACGTCGCCGACCACAGCTACAACGGCATCGACTGCGGGTTCTTCTCGAATCACAGCCACGACCCCATGCCGTTCGACCTCGACGAGTACGTCGTCGTCAACTTCGACAAGCGCCCCGAACCCGACCTGGCCGAACTCGGAATCCACCCAGACGAGACGGTGATCCGGACGCACCACTCGTTCTGGTTCGACTTCCCGTTCACGCAGTACCGCGAGATGCACAACGAGTACTACAACCGCGACAACGTCCTCATCTCGGACGTTCCGACGGAGTACCTCGACGTGTACGCGGGGAGCGCCGCGACGTACTCCGACCGCGTCCACGCCTGCGTGGCGACGCTCGCGTACGGCCACCCGGCGCACCTCTCTCACTCCACCCCGCGGGCACTGCTGTTCGAGCGGGTCGGCATGGGCGACATCACCCAGGGGCTCATCGAACCCGACCTGGAGGACCTGATGGAGGAGAAGCAGGCACAGATCGACTTCATGAGCGAGATCCTCTGA
- a CDS encoding glycosyltransferase family 4 protein → MKIVHVLHPFVPGLGYQENYLPAKQRALGHDVTVLTSDRFPAKFRDHVGSDRFPVGTTTHDGVPVRRLGTRLELSPIGDVLLAGLWPALDELDPDVVHLHNLVSPRTLQTLAYAARVPVKLYVDVHIDNDNFHLDTPVKRIAFEAFKRTVLPLLVRRADGFLPVNPQSETFLREGLGVPEERISHLSLGVDTTRFTSDPAAGAAVRAELGIDPDRPLLVFAGNVEPTKDVETLLGAFAQVAQTPDSDTGAPVLLVLGGGDEAYLASLRALAERLGVGEQVRFHGSVPHEELSAYYNAADVGVWPGKLGIAIIEAIGTGLPIVVCDSEATTFLTAYDNGLVFARGDVAELATELRRYLDDETLRATHAARAIEYARERLSWERIAERSIELYEGDDPAAENRVDSSERTVRREVRS, encoded by the coding sequence ATGAAGATCGTTCACGTCTTGCATCCGTTCGTCCCCGGACTGGGGTACCAGGAGAACTATCTCCCCGCCAAGCAGCGAGCGCTCGGCCACGACGTGACCGTGTTGACGAGCGACCGCTTCCCGGCGAAGTTCCGTGACCACGTCGGCAGTGACCGGTTCCCGGTCGGGACGACGACCCACGACGGGGTTCCCGTGCGCCGACTCGGGACGCGACTGGAGCTCTCACCCATCGGCGACGTCCTGCTCGCCGGCCTCTGGCCGGCGCTCGACGAACTCGACCCCGACGTCGTCCACCTCCACAACCTCGTCTCGCCGCGGACGCTCCAGACGCTGGCGTACGCCGCGAGGGTCCCGGTGAAGCTCTACGTCGACGTCCACATCGACAACGACAACTTCCACCTCGACACGCCGGTGAAGCGAATCGCGTTCGAGGCGTTCAAGCGGACCGTCCTCCCGCTACTCGTCCGCCGGGCCGACGGGTTCCTCCCGGTGAACCCCCAGAGCGAGACGTTCCTCCGGGAGGGGCTCGGAGTCCCCGAAGAGCGGATTTCGCACCTCTCTCTCGGCGTCGACACCACACGCTTCACATCCGACCCGGCGGCAGGGGCTGCCGTTCGCGCGGAACTCGGTATCGACCCCGACCGTCCGCTCCTCGTCTTCGCCGGCAACGTCGAACCGACGAAGGACGTCGAGACGCTCCTGGGGGCGTTCGCTCAGGTAGCACAGACACCCGACAGCGACACCGGTGCTCCCGTCCTGCTCGTGCTAGGTGGTGGCGACGAGGCGTATCTCGCGTCCCTCCGGGCGCTAGCGGAGCGACTCGGCGTCGGCGAACAGGTTCGGTTCCACGGATCGGTGCCCCACGAGGAGCTGTCAGCGTACTACAACGCGGCGGACGTGGGCGTCTGGCCGGGAAAGCTCGGCATCGCCATCATCGAGGCCATCGGAACCGGGCTCCCGATCGTCGTCTGCGACAGCGAGGCGACGACGTTCCTGACGGCGTACGACAACGGGCTCGTCTTCGCACGCGGCGACGTCGCGGAATTGGCCACCGAACTGCGACGATATCTCGACGACGAGACGCTCCGGGCGACGCACGCCGCGCGAGCGATCGAGTACGCCCGCGAGCGGCTCTCGTGGGAACGGATCGCCGAACGGAGCATCGAGCTCTACGAGGGTGACGACCCGGCAGCGGAGAACCGAGTCGATTCGAGCGAGCGGACCGTCCGACGTGAGGTGCGGTCGTGA